The Streptomyces sp. NBC_00224 genome contains the following window.
CGATAGCCTCCCGATAGCCTCTGCCGACGTGCCGCCCGCCGTTTGTTTCCGGGCCGGGCCGTCGGCCATCAGCCATGCCAGCTCCAAGGAGTGAGTTCGTCTGTCGACCGCCATCCTGACCGGGCTCCCGGTCCCCGGGTCGCAGCTCGGGCCCGAGCTTCGCTCGCTGGGCTTCGACGTGCGGTCCGCCCAGCGGCCCGAGGACCTGCCCGGCCTGCTCGCCGAGGTCCCGCCCGGTGAGCGGGTCGCCCTGGTCGACCCGTCCTTCGTGGGCCACACGCACGCCCTGCGCCTCGCCCTGACCGACCCCCGGTTCCCGGCGGCGGCGGTCACCGGAGCCATGACGGTCCAGGCGGAGGCCCGCCCCGCGCTCGTGCGCGCGCTCGCGGACCTCGCCGGGCCGCCCGCGCCGCCCGCCGCGGGCGCCTCGGTCGCCGTGAACGCCCCGTCCACCGGGACCGGCGTCCTCACCGACCGCGTCGCCTCCGCCCTGGCGGACGGGGGCGTCGCCGTGCACCGCCCCGATCTCGGCTCGCTGGTGGCCACCGTGCCCGCCGGACCCGAGGCCGCCTTCGCCGCCCGCCGGGCCGTCGACGCCGTGGACGACGAGGCCGTGCGGCTGCGTACGGCGGTGAAGTCCCGCGACGGGTTCTTCACCACCTTCTGCATCAGCCCGTACTCGCGCTACATCGCCCGCTGGTGCGCGCGCCGGGGCCTCACCCCCAACCAGGTCACCACCGCCTCGCTGCTCACCGCGCTGATCGCGGCCGGCTGCGCGGCGACCGGTACCCGGGTCGGCTTCGTCGCGGCCGGCGCGCTGCTGCTCTTCTCCTTCGTCCTGGACTGCACCGACGGGCAGCTCGCCCGCTACTCGCTCCAGTACTCCACGCTCGGCGCCTGGCTGGACGCGACCTTCGACCGGGCCAAGGAGTACGCGTACTACGCGGGCCTGGCGCTCGGCGCGGCCCGCGGCGGCGGCAGTGATGACGTATGGGCGCTCGCGCTCGGCGCGATGGTCCTCCAGACCTGCCGCCACGTCGTGGACTTCTCGTTCAACGAGTCCAACCACGACGCCAGCGCCAACACCAGCCCCACCGCCGCCCTCTCC
Protein-coding sequences here:
- a CDS encoding DUF5941 domain-containing protein is translated as MSTAILTGLPVPGSQLGPELRSLGFDVRSAQRPEDLPGLLAEVPPGERVALVDPSFVGHTHALRLALTDPRFPAAAVTGAMTVQAEARPALVRALADLAGPPAPPAAGASVAVNAPSTGTGVLTDRVASALADGGVAVHRPDLGSLVATVPAGPEAAFAARRAVDAVDDEAVRLRTAVKSRDGFFTTFCISPYSRYIARWCARRGLTPNQVTTASLLTALIAAGCAATGTRVGFVAAGALLLFSFVLDCTDGQLARYSLQYSTLGAWLDATFDRAKEYAYYAGLALGAARGGGSDDVWALALGAMVLQTCRHVVDFSFNESNHDASANTSPTAALSDKLDSVGWTVWVRRMIVLPIGERWAMIAVLTAVTTPRTVFYVLLIGCAFAACYTTAGRVLRSLTRRATRTDRAAQALAELADSGPVAELVAAKGPRIAGAPVIAAVGAVALVAAALTQPFGSRQMIVAAVFYAITSGLAVSAPLKGALDWLVPPFFRAAEYGTVLALAARSEVDGALPAAFGLVAAVAYHHYDTVYRIKGGSGAPPRWLVRLSGGHEGRTLVVAVLAAALATRGTDFTLALTALAVGIALLVVVESIRFWVSSGAPAVHDEGEPA